A DNA window from Desulfomicrobium escambiense DSM 10707 contains the following coding sequences:
- a CDS encoding chemotaxis protein CheW: MSDNTTQQYLTFGLGEEVFALETGSVREVIELVPVTRIPKTPPFMRGVINLRGHAVPVVDLRIKFDMPKVKDTVNTCIIIVDVEVEGEKSHMGAIVDSVREVFEMGSDQINPPPRMGTSIRADFIKGMGKQNEEFIMILDIGKVFSSEELHLLEALEEPDNAPD, from the coding sequence ATGAGCGACAACACGACGCAGCAATATCTGACCTTCGGCCTGGGCGAGGAGGTCTTCGCCCTGGAGACGGGGTCCGTGCGCGAGGTCATTGAACTCGTGCCCGTGACCCGCATCCCCAAGACGCCGCCCTTCATGCGGGGGGTCATCAACCTGCGCGGCCACGCCGTGCCGGTGGTGGACCTGCGCATCAAGTTCGACATGCCCAAGGTCAAAGACACGGTGAACACCTGCATCATCATCGTCGACGTGGAGGTGGAGGGCGAGAAGAGCCACATGGGCGCCATCGTGGACTCCGTGCGCGAAGTCTTCGAGATGGGCAGCGACCAGATCAACCCGCCGCCGCGCATGGGTACGTCCATCCGCGCAGACTTCATCAAAGGCATGGGCAAGCAGAACGAGGAATTCATCATGATCCTCGACATCGGAAAGGTCTTCTCGTCCGAAGAACTCCATCTGCTCGAAGCCCTGGAAGAACCGGACAACGCTCCCGACTGA